Proteins found in one Brachypodium distachyon strain Bd21 chromosome 5, Brachypodium_distachyon_v3.0, whole genome shotgun sequence genomic segment:
- the LOC100846480 gene encoding probable isoaspartyl peptidase/L-asparaginase 3 isoform X2, giving the protein MEIGAVAAMRYVKDGIKAAKLVMEYTDHTLLVGEKATAFAISMGLAGPTNLSSPESIEKWTNWRLNHCQPNFWKNVVPAGICGPYHPVNIPPFGFKDPVKGTVEETQGATCQGWLQSDNVLEPTNSHFKSVNRHNHDTISMAVIDKMGHIAVGTSTNGATFKIPGRVGDGPIPGSSAYGDDEVGACGATGDGDIMMRFLPCYQVVESMRQGMEPRDAAMDAISRIARKYPDFIGAVFAMNKKGVHAGACHGWTFQYSVRNFSMQDVEVITVTPYMARPQK; this is encoded by the exons ATGGAAATTGGAGCTGTGGCTGCCATGAGATATGTGAAGGATGGAATAAAGGCAGCAAAGTTGGTCATGGAGTACACTGATCATACTCTTCTTGTTGGAGAGAAGGCAACAGCCTTCGCAATTTCAATGGGTCTTGCAGGACCAACTAACCTGAGCTCACCAGAGTCCATTGAGAAATGGACAAATTGGAGGCTGAACCATTGCCAGCCTaacttttggaaaaatgttgtTCCTGCTGGCATCTGTGGTCCATATCATCCTGTGAATATACCACCATTTGGGTTCAAGGACCCTGTTAAAGGTACTGTAGAGGAGACTCAAGGTGCAACCTGCCAGGGATGGCTCCAAAGTGATAATGTACTGGAACCGACAAACTCCCATTTCAAGTCTGTTAATCGCCACAACCATGACACAATTTCTATGGCTGTGATTGACAAG ATGGGTCATATAGCAGTCGGCACTTCTACCAACGGTGCTACATTCAAAATTCCCGGAAG GGTTGGTGATGGACCGATACCAGGATCTTCTGCATATGGTGATGATGAAGTTGGGGCATGTGGAGCTACTGGTGATGGTGATATCATGATGCGCTTTCTTccatg TTATCAAGTAGTAGAGAGTATGCGACAAGGAATGGAACCTCGAGATGCTGCCATGGATGCTATATCAAGAATTGCTCGTAAGTATCCAGATTTTATTGGTGCTGTATTTGCAATGAACAAGAAAGGAGTGCATGCTGGGGCGTGCCATGGATGGACATTTCAGTATTCTGTCAGGAATTTTAGTATGCAGGATGTGGAGGTCATCACAGTAACACCTTACATGGCTAGAccacagaaataa
- the LOC100846480 gene encoding probable isoaspartyl peptidase/L-asparaginase 3 isoform X1, whose protein sequence is MGRGSALLLLGFLLLRLNWGLAVGGGGAEEEGGVFPVVVSTWPFLDAVRAAWEVVAAGGAGGSAVDAVVAGCSACEVLRCDGTVGPGGSPDENGETTLDALIMNGTTMEIGAVAAMRYVKDGIKAAKLVMEYTDHTLLVGEKATAFAISMGLAGPTNLSSPESIEKWTNWRLNHCQPNFWKNVVPAGICGPYHPVNIPPFGFKDPVKGTVEETQGATCQGWLQSDNVLEPTNSHFKSVNRHNHDTISMAVIDKMGHIAVGTSTNGATFKIPGRVGDGPIPGSSAYGDDEVGACGATGDGDIMMRFLPCYQVVESMRQGMEPRDAAMDAISRIARKYPDFIGAVFAMNKKGVHAGACHGWTFQYSVRNFSMQDVEVITVTPYMARPQK, encoded by the exons ATGGGTCGGGGCAGCGCGCTGCTTCTCCTAGGGTTCCTGCTGCTACGGTTGAATTGGGGCTTG GCTGTGGGTGGCGGAGGGGCGGAGGAAGAGGGCGGCGTGTTTCCTGTGGTGGTGAGCACCTGGCCGTTCCTGGACGCGGTTAGGGCGGCGTGGGAGGTGGTCGCGGCCGGTGGCGCAGGGGGATCGGCTGTGGATGCTGTCGTCGCTGGTTGCTCCGCCTGCGAGGTGCTCCGCTGTGATGGCACAG TTGGTCCAGGTGGAAGTCCTGATGAGAATGGCGAAACTACATTAGATGCTCTTATCATGAATGGG ACAACAATGGAAATTGGAGCTGTGGCTGCCATGAGATATGTGAAGGATGGAATAAAGGCAGCAAAGTTGGTCATGGAGTACACTGATCATACTCTTCTTGTTGGAGAGAAGGCAACAGCCTTCGCAATTTCAATGGGTCTTGCAGGACCAACTAACCTGAGCTCACCAGAGTCCATTGAGAAATGGACAAATTGGAGGCTGAACCATTGCCAGCCTaacttttggaaaaatgttgtTCCTGCTGGCATCTGTGGTCCATATCATCCTGTGAATATACCACCATTTGGGTTCAAGGACCCTGTTAAAGGTACTGTAGAGGAGACTCAAGGTGCAACCTGCCAGGGATGGCTCCAAAGTGATAATGTACTGGAACCGACAAACTCCCATTTCAAGTCTGTTAATCGCCACAACCATGACACAATTTCTATGGCTGTGATTGACAAG ATGGGTCATATAGCAGTCGGCACTTCTACCAACGGTGCTACATTCAAAATTCCCGGAAG GGTTGGTGATGGACCGATACCAGGATCTTCTGCATATGGTGATGATGAAGTTGGGGCATGTGGAGCTACTGGTGATGGTGATATCATGATGCGCTTTCTTccatg TTATCAAGTAGTAGAGAGTATGCGACAAGGAATGGAACCTCGAGATGCTGCCATGGATGCTATATCAAGAATTGCTCGTAAGTATCCAGATTTTATTGGTGCTGTATTTGCAATGAACAAGAAAGGAGTGCATGCTGGGGCGTGCCATGGATGGACATTTCAGTATTCTGTCAGGAATTTTAGTATGCAGGATGTGGAGGTCATCACAGTAACACCTTACATGGCTAGAccacagaaataa
- the LOC100833959 gene encoding uncharacterized protein LOC100833959, with product MDERGGAGKKTQAWPWWAGATAAQLTTGLVWFRRGKSGGDMAMPFKAFAIATLFVGAGATAVTAGVSAAGVGSVEEMKDLGARIRRWSRVPPRRVEGSE from the exons atggatgagcggggcggcgccgggaAGAAGACCCAGGCGTGGCCTTGGTGGGCGGGAGCGACTGCGGCACAGCTGACCACCGGGCTGGTCTGGTTCCGGCGAGGCAAGAGCGGCGGGGACATGGCGATGCCGTTCAAGGCGTTCGCCATCGCCACCCtcttcgtcggcgccggcgcaacCGCCGTCACCGCGGGAGTGTCCGCGGCTGGCGTGGGATCG GtggaggagatgaaggacTTGGGCGCGAGAATCCGGAGGTGGAGCAgagttcctcctcgccgtgtGGAGGGAAGCGAGTAG